In Edaphobacter bradus, the following are encoded in one genomic region:
- a CDS encoding DUF5522 domain-containing protein → MPDPTEPATDPSSPAGETSRDAAQPLTPEDFYYEGPYLVFTAAYHLKRGYCCNSGCRHCPYR, encoded by the coding sequence ATGCCTGACCCCACTGAGCCCGCGACCGACCCCTCATCTCCGGCAGGAGAAACCTCGCGCGACGCAGCGCAACCTCTCACGCCCGAGGACTTCTACTATGAAGGCCCCTACCTCGTCTTCACGGCGGCCTATCACCTCAAGCGAGGCTACTGCTGCAACTCCGGTTGCCGCCACTGTCCTTATCGTTGA
- a CDS encoding TonB-dependent receptor → MRRLIVLVALGAAAMSAVAQDATPAAAPPVAPAAATPAPAASAPAPAGAVMDGGTIRGTVKSGTAPLPGVAVTATNTLTGKKYATTTDISGGFAMSIPRKGRYVVKAELAAFTATTQEVLLNAAGENGGKPEQVADFAMQLTSRVEQQEEQQQLQQRAAASAVAGGLARGVQSLSLTSGGDNLADASAGSGNTGTQMPSLASLGGSDSAATESVTVSGQMGQTNGLANFNEDEIRQRIQDAMAQAQRQGGAMGDMANAVVGMLGGMMVGGPGGFGGPGGFGGGGFGGGRGGRGGGGGGGGFRSFNPTQPHGSVFYQGGYGALNATNYSLTGAPVVNPSNSQNRFGVSLTGSPYIPGRTKPSTKQFVFLNVTGQRNITPQNYYGTVPTLAERSGDFSGLSHTIYDPATGQPFNCSGAANVICANRISPQSTSLLGYYPAPNIATTGAQGYNYQTITTAGSNALTAAARFVRNFGQNAGTFGPWGGGRRQAANAPKVLRQNINFNGSYSHTASDNRNVFLPLGGSTQTDGYGITAGYTIGYGRFTNNASLNWNRSHATATNYFTNGPTNPTVTAGIIVGNDTIVGNPFYYGVPSLTFSGFTGMSEARPSDAINQTISFSDSVSFGYKKHNMRFGVDIRRVHADSLGGTNVGGTFTFTGYATQNPNASKGTLTGGNSFADFLLGMPQQAAVQAGLAKTYLRANVWDWYAQDDWRVLSNLTLNYGLRYEYFSPYVQKYDRLVNLDHNADFTEVAAVTPGQQGPYSGRFPRSLVNPDLTMFSPRLAFAYRPKPKIFKETVIRGGYGINYNTVQYASFAKQLAFQPPFAVTQTNTANGQGCGALQLANAFNCSTATVLNNYGVNLNYRLGRVQVWNLDIQRTLPMGVVMNVGYNGAKGGDLDIVRAPNRTFAEVLNPTAQPFNFEDSLGFSRFNALVVNVRKRMQKGIALQTTYTYGHSIDDASSIGGTTAVPAQNDKDLAAEEGNSSFDVRHKVTGAWVAELPFGPNRAFLSKGGFWSKALDGFSLSGGFTFATGTYYTPHYLATAAETASGTTNTLRPDRVFSQPIGGSQNVLNWFNKAAFTTPANGYGTASRGSIEGPGTVSVDASLARTVPLGETRSFEARVTASNVFNTVQYSGIDTTLNSATFGQVTSTAPMRKLTFVARYRF, encoded by the coding sequence GTGAGGCGATTGATCGTATTGGTGGCTTTGGGAGCGGCGGCGATGAGCGCGGTCGCGCAGGATGCGACTCCTGCCGCGGCTCCTCCCGTTGCGCCTGCGGCCGCAACTCCCGCGCCAGCGGCTTCGGCTCCGGCTCCCGCGGGAGCCGTGATGGATGGCGGGACGATTCGCGGGACGGTGAAGTCGGGAACGGCGCCTCTGCCCGGAGTGGCCGTGACGGCGACCAATACCCTGACGGGCAAGAAGTATGCGACGACGACGGACATCAGCGGCGGGTTCGCGATGTCGATTCCGCGCAAGGGGCGGTATGTCGTGAAGGCGGAGCTGGCGGCGTTCACTGCGACGACGCAGGAGGTGTTGCTGAATGCTGCCGGCGAGAATGGCGGAAAGCCGGAGCAGGTGGCCGACTTCGCGATGCAACTGACTTCGCGTGTGGAACAGCAAGAAGAACAGCAGCAGCTGCAGCAGAGGGCCGCGGCGAGCGCGGTTGCAGGAGGGTTGGCGCGCGGGGTGCAGTCGCTGAGCCTCACCTCGGGCGGAGACAATCTGGCGGATGCCAGCGCAGGTTCGGGCAATACGGGCACGCAGATGCCTTCGCTGGCCTCGCTGGGAGGATCGGATTCGGCTGCTACGGAATCGGTGACGGTGAGCGGGCAGATGGGCCAGACGAACGGCCTGGCAAACTTCAACGAGGACGAGATCAGGCAGAGGATTCAGGATGCGATGGCGCAGGCACAGCGGCAGGGCGGCGCCATGGGCGATATGGCGAACGCTGTGGTCGGGATGCTCGGCGGAATGATGGTCGGCGGACCAGGCGGCTTTGGCGGACCCGGCGGCTTCGGCGGAGGGGGATTCGGTGGCGGGCGTGGTGGACGCGGCGGTGGTGGTGGTGGCGGCGGGTTTCGGAGTTTCAATCCGACGCAGCCGCACGGAAGCGTGTTCTACCAGGGAGGCTATGGAGCGCTGAACGCCACGAACTACTCGCTGACGGGTGCTCCTGTGGTGAATCCTTCCAATAGCCAGAACCGGTTTGGGGTGAGCCTGACGGGATCGCCCTACATTCCTGGCCGCACCAAGCCGAGCACGAAGCAGTTTGTGTTTTTGAATGTGACAGGACAGAGGAACATTACTCCGCAAAATTATTACGGCACGGTGCCGACACTGGCGGAGCGCAGCGGAGACTTCTCCGGGCTGTCTCATACGATCTACGACCCGGCGACGGGGCAGCCGTTCAACTGCAGTGGAGCGGCCAACGTCATCTGCGCGAACCGTATCTCGCCGCAGTCGACTTCCCTGCTGGGCTATTATCCGGCTCCGAACATTGCCACGACCGGCGCGCAGGGATACAACTACCAGACGATTACGACGGCGGGCTCGAACGCACTGACGGCGGCGGCGCGGTTTGTGCGGAACTTCGGGCAGAATGCGGGCACCTTCGGGCCATGGGGCGGTGGCAGGCGGCAGGCGGCGAACGCTCCCAAAGTGCTGCGGCAGAACATCAACTTCAACGGAAGCTACAGCCACACGGCCTCGGACAACCGCAACGTCTTTCTTCCGCTGGGGGGGTCGACCCAGACGGACGGATACGGTATCACGGCGGGATACACCATCGGGTACGGGCGGTTCACAAACAATGCTTCGCTGAACTGGAACCGGTCGCATGCAACGGCGACGAACTACTTCACGAACGGGCCGACGAATCCGACGGTGACTGCGGGAATCATCGTGGGCAATGACACGATCGTCGGAAACCCTTTCTATTACGGCGTGCCTTCACTCACGTTCTCAGGGTTCACCGGTATGAGCGAGGCGCGGCCGAGCGATGCAATCAACCAGACGATCTCGTTCTCGGACTCAGTGAGCTTTGGGTACAAGAAGCACAATATGCGCTTCGGCGTGGACATTCGCAGAGTCCACGCGGACAGCCTGGGCGGAACGAATGTGGGTGGCACGTTCACTTTCACCGGATATGCGACGCAGAATCCGAACGCAAGCAAGGGAACGCTGACGGGAGGCAACAGCTTCGCGGACTTTCTGCTGGGTATGCCGCAGCAGGCGGCGGTGCAGGCAGGCCTCGCCAAGACATACTTGCGGGCGAATGTATGGGACTGGTACGCGCAGGATGACTGGCGCGTGCTCTCCAACCTGACGCTGAACTACGGGCTGCGATACGAGTACTTCTCGCCCTATGTGCAGAAGTACGACCGGTTGGTCAATCTGGACCACAACGCAGATTTTACCGAGGTCGCTGCGGTGACTCCGGGGCAGCAGGGCCCGTACAGCGGCAGGTTTCCACGCTCGCTGGTGAATCCTGACCTGACGATGTTCTCACCGCGGCTCGCGTTTGCCTACCGGCCGAAGCCGAAGATCTTCAAAGAAACGGTGATACGCGGCGGCTACGGGATCAACTACAACACCGTACAGTATGCGAGCTTTGCCAAGCAGCTGGCGTTCCAGCCGCCGTTTGCTGTGACCCAGACGAACACAGCAAACGGCCAGGGGTGCGGGGCGCTGCAACTGGCGAACGCCTTCAATTGTTCGACGGCGACGGTGCTGAATAACTACGGCGTGAACCTGAACTACAGGCTCGGGCGGGTGCAGGTGTGGAACCTCGATATTCAGCGGACGCTGCCGATGGGCGTCGTGATGAACGTCGGGTATAACGGGGCCAAGGGCGGCGATTTGGACATTGTGCGGGCGCCGAACCGCACGTTCGCCGAGGTGCTGAACCCAACGGCTCAGCCATTCAATTTTGAGGATTCGCTGGGCTTCTCGCGGTTCAACGCGCTGGTTGTCAATGTGCGGAAGCGCATGCAGAAGGGGATCGCGCTGCAAACGACGTACACGTATGGACACTCGATCGATGATGCATCGTCGATTGGCGGGACGACAGCGGTTCCGGCACAGAACGACAAGGACCTGGCCGCGGAAGAGGGCAACAGCTCCTTTGACGTGCGCCACAAGGTGACAGGGGCGTGGGTGGCGGAGCTTCCGTTCGGGCCGAACCGCGCGTTTCTTTCGAAGGGCGGGTTCTGGTCGAAGGCGCTCGATGGCTTCTCGCTCTCGGGCGGCTTCACCTTCGCGACGGGAACGTACTACACGCCGCACTACTTAGCGACTGCGGCGGAGACCGCCTCGGGAACGACGAATACGCTGCGGCCGGATCGCGTCTTCTCGCAGCCGATTGGCGGATCGCAGAATGTCCTGAACTGGTTCAACAAGGCGGCGTTTACGACTCCGGCGAACGGATATGGAACGGCGTCACGCGGCTCGATTGAGGGGCCGGGGACGGTTTCGGTGGACGCTTCGCTGGCGCGGACCGTGCCGCTGGGCGAGACTCGGTCGTTTGAGGCGCGGGTGACGGCGTCGAATGTCTTCAACACTGTGCAGTACTCAGGGATCGACACGACGCTGAACTCGGCGACGTTCGGACAGGTGACCTCGACCGCGCCGATGCGGAAGCTCACGTTTGTTGCACGGTACCGGTTTTAG
- a CDS encoding VWA domain-containing protein: MRRITSAVLAGVMAGAPGLGTGSAIAQQAAGDGTFTLKVQSDIVLTNVVVRDKKTGEVVKGLKASDFTIFENGKPQRIETFDYQNVDEAAVLQEKSTVSGKATIADLVNRNFATDPTQLKDHRLIVMFFDLSSMQPEDTDRAVEAAQNYINKKMQPADLVALVSMSTGLTMDQDFTSDKTTLLKGVGKYNGSEGTGFVNGSEGGDSSGTSDDASSYTADDSEYNALNTDRELYAIRAIAKSLERVDQRKSLLYFSGGLTRQGIENQASLRAATNEAVKANMAIYSVDSRGLQALNPVGDASKGSLRGTAAYSGAAMQSQLDSNFGSQELLATLSSDTGGKAFFDSNDFAPAFQQIQHDTEAYYIVGFRSTNTARDGSFRRLTVKLNRNDVKLEYRPGYYAAADFQHQKNEDREQVLNDELRSDLPATDVAVYLQALYFRIEDNRFFVPVSLIVPGSQIPFLKNGDRDKANIDILGEVKNAQGIIVGNVRDTVKLALDQSQQVQRKNIQYSTGFTLAPGRYHVKFVVRENQTGRLGSFETDLQVPDMKKTPLKLSSIVLASQRTPNTTKKTVNPLVRDGVEWIPNVAHVFRQDQHLYFLYEVYDPARQKTDAATPAPSPGLTRRPGGAVRVLTSIEFMTGGVKVYETPLVEADAINTPERGAVAFQFDVPLAQLKPGTYVCQVNVIDDAGGSFSFPRLALRVQGPATQAPATTATALVEAPAQ; this comes from the coding sequence ATGCGGCGAATCACATCAGCGGTGCTGGCAGGAGTGATGGCAGGCGCGCCGGGCCTCGGTACAGGCTCGGCCATCGCGCAGCAGGCGGCGGGCGACGGCACATTCACCCTGAAGGTGCAGAGCGACATCGTGCTGACGAACGTCGTCGTGCGCGACAAGAAGACCGGCGAGGTGGTGAAGGGTCTGAAGGCAAGTGACTTCACTATCTTTGAGAACGGCAAGCCGCAGAGGATTGAAACCTTCGACTACCAGAACGTAGATGAGGCGGCAGTGCTGCAAGAGAAGTCGACCGTGTCAGGCAAGGCGACGATCGCGGACCTCGTCAACCGGAACTTCGCTACCGACCCTACTCAGCTGAAGGACCACAGGCTGATCGTGATGTTCTTTGACCTGAGCAGCATGCAGCCGGAGGACACGGACAGAGCCGTCGAAGCAGCGCAGAATTACATCAACAAGAAGATGCAGCCTGCCGACCTGGTCGCGCTGGTGAGCATGTCGACCGGGCTGACCATGGACCAGGACTTCACTTCAGACAAGACCACGCTGCTGAAGGGCGTAGGAAAGTACAACGGGAGCGAGGGCACGGGGTTTGTGAACGGAAGCGAGGGCGGCGACTCGAGTGGCACGTCGGATGACGCCTCGAGTTATACGGCCGATGACAGCGAGTACAACGCGCTGAATACAGACCGGGAGTTGTATGCAATTCGTGCGATTGCGAAGAGTCTGGAGCGGGTCGATCAGCGCAAGAGCCTGCTGTACTTTTCGGGCGGGCTGACGCGGCAAGGCATCGAGAACCAGGCGAGCCTGCGCGCGGCGACGAACGAAGCGGTGAAGGCGAACATGGCGATCTACAGTGTGGACTCGCGCGGACTGCAGGCGCTGAATCCGGTGGGCGATGCCTCGAAGGGAAGCCTGCGCGGGACGGCTGCGTATAGCGGGGCGGCGATGCAGAGCCAGCTTGACTCGAACTTCGGCTCACAGGAACTGCTGGCGACGCTTTCCAGCGACACCGGAGGAAAGGCATTCTTTGATTCGAACGACTTTGCTCCCGCATTCCAGCAGATCCAGCATGATACCGAGGCTTACTACATCGTCGGGTTCCGCTCGACGAACACGGCGCGGGATGGAAGTTTCCGGCGATTAACGGTGAAGCTGAACCGCAACGACGTGAAGCTGGAGTACAGGCCGGGATACTATGCGGCAGCCGACTTCCAGCACCAGAAGAACGAAGACCGCGAACAGGTGCTCAACGACGAGCTGAGGAGCGACCTCCCAGCCACCGATGTGGCGGTCTACTTGCAGGCGCTTTACTTCAGGATCGAGGACAACCGCTTCTTTGTGCCGGTGTCGCTGATCGTGCCGGGCTCGCAGATTCCCTTCCTCAAGAATGGCGACCGTGACAAGGCAAACATCGACATCCTCGGTGAGGTGAAGAATGCGCAGGGCATCATCGTCGGCAACGTGCGCGATACGGTGAAGCTGGCGCTGGACCAGTCGCAACAAGTACAGCGAAAGAACATCCAGTACTCGACAGGCTTTACACTGGCGCCGGGACGGTACCACGTGAAGTTTGTGGTGCGCGAAAACCAGACGGGGCGGCTGGGAAGCTTCGAGACCGACCTGCAGGTTCCGGATATGAAGAAGACTCCGCTGAAGCTGAGCTCGATTGTGCTGGCAAGCCAGCGAACTCCGAACACGACGAAGAAGACGGTAAATCCGCTGGTGCGCGATGGCGTGGAGTGGATTCCGAATGTTGCGCATGTCTTCCGTCAGGACCAGCATCTCTACTTCCTGTATGAGGTTTACGATCCGGCACGGCAGAAGACAGATGCCGCGACGCCGGCTCCGTCGCCTGGGCTGACGCGGCGGCCGGGCGGCGCGGTGCGAGTGTTGACGAGCATTGAGTTCATGACCGGCGGCGTGAAAGTGTACGAGACTCCGTTGGTGGAGGCCGATGCAATCAATACTCCTGAGCGGGGGGCGGTGGCGTTCCAATTCGATGTGCCTCTGGCGCAACTGAAGCCGGGGACGTACGTTTGCCAGGTGAACGTGATCGACGACGCGGGCGGGAGCTTCAGCTTCCCCAGGCTCGCGTTGCGCGTGCAGGGGCCGGCAACTCAAGCCCCTGCAACAACTGCAACGGCCTTGGTGGAGGCACCTGCGCAGTGA
- a CDS encoding tetratricopeptide repeat protein — MIRLFRSSLPYIFFGILLLCAPLCAQKPLSHEEARALDHENPTWGLVVHHLPDPTTATAAQLETASDVLRARRFLEDALDYLGYAMQRGGNQTRLLNKMGITELELRRPEQARLYFQRVVKINKKDSEGWNNLGAIEYLEGRYNYAISNYKRAIKLDKNAASYHSNLATAYFDKKDFNSGRKEYEIALKIDPGMLQHHGTAGTTTRMLSPEDHARFCYELARLYAGLGDEQNMLHYLTMSSESGFDVLHEMGSDGVMGKYRKDPRVLLLVKNATDLRSRTSLADAAPLPPLAPDKK; from the coding sequence ATGATTCGGCTCTTCCGCTCGTCGCTTCCCTACATCTTCTTTGGAATCCTGCTTTTATGTGCCCCGTTGTGTGCGCAGAAGCCTCTCAGCCACGAAGAGGCGCGTGCTCTGGACCATGAGAATCCGACGTGGGGGTTGGTGGTTCATCACCTTCCCGATCCGACCACGGCAACGGCTGCGCAGTTGGAGACGGCTTCAGATGTGTTGCGCGCGAGGCGATTCCTCGAGGACGCCCTGGATTACCTCGGTTATGCGATGCAACGCGGCGGCAATCAGACAAGACTACTGAACAAGATGGGCATTACGGAACTGGAGCTGCGACGCCCAGAGCAGGCAAGGTTGTACTTCCAGCGCGTGGTGAAGATTAATAAGAAGGACTCCGAGGGATGGAACAACCTGGGTGCGATCGAATATCTCGAAGGCCGCTACAACTATGCCATCTCGAACTACAAGCGTGCGATCAAGCTGGACAAGAACGCGGCATCGTACCACTCCAATCTGGCCACAGCGTACTTCGACAAGAAAGACTTCAACAGCGGCCGGAAGGAGTACGAGATTGCGCTTAAGATCGATCCCGGGATGCTGCAACACCATGGAACCGCTGGCACTACGACTCGGATGCTCTCGCCGGAGGACCACGCGCGATTCTGCTATGAACTGGCGCGGCTCTACGCGGGGCTCGGCGACGAGCAGAATATGCTGCACTACCTGACCATGTCGAGCGAGTCGGGGTTCGACGTGCTGCACGAGATGGGCTCGGACGGAGTGATGGGGAAGTATCGCAAGGACCCGCGAGTGCTGTTGCTGGTGAAGAATGCCACCGACCTGCGCAGCCGGACCTCGCTTGCCGATGCAGCGCCTCTTCCACCTCTGGCTCCGGATAAGAAGTAG